One segment of Insulibacter thermoxylanivorax DNA contains the following:
- a CDS encoding glycosyltransferase family protein: protein MLDGLKVVHAPLEIAGQVGMICQFLKKYNIEAVGYNYFPNYLKYTNVIDTDSYELAKIVEDLIKHYDLFHFHNGYTFFEDFRDIEVILEHGKPIIMHHRGNDVRSRKRSRAWNGYENPYVNAESSLPDEEIDRNLRYFASRVTAAIVQDHELLSYVEDYYAAEGKKVYILPRLFDVHRRQPVYVKKEAADRKILIVHAPTQRDFKGTEYINQAMEKLQAELPVRYQLVEHMPHADAWNMYEQADIIIDQVLCGAYGNLSIEGMALGKPVVCYIRPDLMDKYPPDLPIVSANPDTIYDEVKALVLDPERRHQLGRKGRAYVENYHSAESVIKQLLTIYQEVLEPGKGAARDERKR from the coding sequence ATGTTAGATGGGCTCAAGGTGGTGCATGCGCCCCTGGAGATCGCGGGACAGGTCGGGATGATCTGTCAGTTTCTCAAGAAGTACAATATAGAAGCGGTTGGGTACAACTATTTTCCAAACTATCTCAAATACACCAATGTGATCGATACCGATTCCTATGAACTGGCTAAAATCGTAGAGGATTTAATCAAGCATTATGATCTGTTTCATTTTCACAACGGCTATACCTTCTTCGAGGATTTCAGAGATATTGAGGTCATCCTCGAACACGGCAAACCGATCATCATGCATCATCGGGGCAATGATGTGCGTTCCAGGAAACGGTCCCGAGCTTGGAATGGATATGAGAATCCTTATGTCAATGCAGAGAGCTCGCTGCCGGATGAGGAGATCGACCGCAATCTGAGGTATTTTGCCAGCCGTGTTACCGCAGCGATCGTGCAGGACCATGAATTGCTTTCGTACGTGGAAGATTACTATGCAGCGGAAGGCAAGAAGGTCTACATCCTGCCCAGGTTATTCGATGTGCACCGCAGACAGCCTGTATATGTAAAAAAGGAAGCAGCTGACCGGAAGATCTTGATCGTTCATGCACCTACGCAGCGGGATTTTAAAGGTACGGAATATATCAACCAAGCGATGGAGAAATTGCAGGCGGAACTGCCCGTGCGATATCAGCTTGTGGAGCATATGCCCCATGCCGATGCTTGGAACATGTACGAGCAGGCCGATATTATCATCGATCAAGTGCTCTGCGGAGCCTATGGCAACCTTAGCATTGAAGGCATGGCCCTCGGGAAACCGGTGGTTTGCTATATTCGTCCCGACCTCATGGACAAATATCCGCCGGACCTGCCGATCGTCTCGGCCAATCCCGACACGATCTATGATGAGGTGAAGGCGCTGGTTCTGGATCCTGAACGCCGCCATCAGCTGGGACGGAAGGGCAGAGCTTATGTTGAGAATTATCATTCCGCCGAGTCGGTGATTAAGCAGTTGCTTACCATCTATCAAGAGGTTCTTGAACCAGGGAAAGGGGCGGCAAGGGATGAACGCAAACGATGA
- a CDS encoding glycosyltransferase family protein translates to MRIVHAPTEIAGQMGTLIYGLRKLGHEALGYNWFHSYLNYQSSHVINTEAYELKKIIDPILRHTDIFHFHNGNTFLIGNADIPLLHDAGKKMVMHHWGNDVRTAERSKLLNKYPFPTSYLTDEKITDRLKLLSRYIRHAIVQDYELYPHVSDYYEHVHVIPLAVNVYNIPYAYPSDKSNQPTIIHAPTNREFKGSEYVEKAIADLNGKVPFHYRTIEKMSHDEAMKQYLKADIIIDQILCGTYGMLSVEAMAMGKVVVAYVRDDVRAQIPYELPIVTASPDTIRDVLLDLLQNPEKRRQIGIAGRNFVKRYHAVEQVVPKILKVYAQLEKEDYAVC, encoded by the coding sequence ATGCGTATCGTCCATGCACCTACAGAGATCGCGGGACAGATGGGGACATTGATCTATGGCTTGCGCAAATTAGGTCATGAAGCCCTTGGTTATAACTGGTTTCATTCGTATCTGAACTACCAAAGCAGTCATGTGATCAATACTGAAGCCTATGAATTGAAGAAGATCATCGATCCAATCCTTCGGCATACGGATATCTTTCATTTTCATAATGGAAACACCTTCCTGATAGGCAATGCCGATATTCCTCTCTTACATGATGCGGGCAAGAAGATGGTCATGCATCATTGGGGCAATGATGTGCGCACCGCCGAACGCTCCAAGCTGCTGAATAAGTATCCGTTCCCAACCAGCTACCTCACTGACGAGAAGATCACCGACCGGCTGAAACTTCTGTCCCGTTATATCCGCCATGCCATCGTACAAGATTACGAACTCTATCCCCATGTAAGCGACTATTACGAGCACGTCCATGTGATCCCGCTTGCTGTGAACGTCTACAACATCCCCTATGCTTACCCCAGTGACAAAAGCAATCAACCAACCATCATCCATGCACCGACCAATCGGGAATTCAAAGGTTCAGAATATGTTGAGAAAGCAATCGCCGATCTAAACGGGAAAGTTCCGTTCCACTATCGAACGATCGAGAAGATGAGCCATGACGAAGCGATGAAACAGTATCTAAAGGCCGACATCATCATCGACCAGATCCTATGCGGAACCTACGGGATGTTGAGCGTCGAGGCGATGGCCATGGGCAAAGTGGTGGTTGCCTACGTTCGCGATGATGTCCGAGCACAGATTCCTTATGAACTGCCGATCGTTACGGCTTCGCCGGATACGATTCGCGATGTGCTGCTGGATCTCTTGCAGAATCCGGAGAAACGTCGTCAGATCGGCATCGCAGGCCGGAATTTCGTCAAGCGGTATCATGCGGTGGAGCAGGTGGTACCCAAGATCCTGAAGGTGTATGCGCAGCTTGAGAAGGAGGATTACGCCGTATGTTAG
- a CDS encoding DUF4855 domain-containing protein — MFKTSTDGYLAPDAFDVQNHIAVIPCGGLSENSILKWTRDQLQYYVSYIVEGKPIDRMFGGVIFNGIQMRDKSFIHPLFVGFGKPSRKRDWQLWIETLFAKNANLYALYDAAGNYKLDVWVTIPYPHTSQRDFGEVRDEDLDFRKEADRTRAIRWWLDRFLQRWKSETKLHDKLTFRGFVWQREAIDEADAELVKKVNGMIHRRSCLSMWLPNYGSSGVINWRDFGFDMAILNSNYYGNTAYDHTWINNTCTFAKYYNNGIQINYGKGLIYNDTHLLDYLNLGLPEHNNYMTNSMLVYQFPNQSLDVVYRDKFVDYVRLYTFIKGLYQRVDYPGIGY, encoded by the coding sequence ATGTTTAAAACATCCACCGACGGCTACCTAGCACCGGACGCCTTCGATGTGCAGAACCATATCGCCGTTATTCCATGCGGAGGATTATCCGAAAACAGCATCCTAAAGTGGACTCGCGACCAATTGCAATATTATGTTTCATATATTGTAGAAGGTAAGCCCATCGACCGCATGTTCGGCGGCGTCATCTTCAACGGCATTCAGATGCGTGACAAATCCTTCATACATCCGCTGTTCGTCGGTTTCGGAAAACCTTCCCGCAAGCGAGACTGGCAGCTGTGGATTGAGACCCTGTTCGCCAAGAATGCCAATCTCTACGCATTGTACGATGCGGCTGGCAATTACAAACTAGATGTATGGGTGACGATTCCTTATCCGCATACATCACAAAGAGATTTTGGCGAAGTCCGCGATGAGGATCTGGATTTTCGCAAGGAAGCCGATCGTACCCGTGCGATCCGATGGTGGCTGGACCGTTTCCTGCAACGCTGGAAAAGCGAGACCAAGCTCCATGATAAGCTGACCTTCCGCGGTTTCGTCTGGCAGCGGGAAGCTATCGATGAAGCCGATGCGGAACTGGTTAAGAAAGTGAACGGGATGATCCATCGGCGCAGCTGCCTCAGCATGTGGCTGCCCAACTACGGATCGAGCGGCGTTATCAACTGGCGGGACTTCGGCTTCGACATGGCGATCTTAAACAGCAACTATTACGGCAATACGGCCTATGATCATACTTGGATCAACAACACCTGCACCTTCGCCAAATACTACAACAACGGCATTCAGATTAACTATGGCAAGGGATTGATCTATAACGACACGCATCTGCTGGATTATCTAAACCTCGGACTCCCTGAACATAATAACTACATGACAAACTCGATGCTCGTCTATCAATTCCCGAACCAGTCACTGGATGTGGTCTATCGCGATAAGTTCGTCGATTACGTCCGTTTGTACACCTTCATCAAAGGCCTGTACCAACGCGTGGACTACCCCGGCATCGGTTATTAA
- a CDS encoding NTTRR-F1 domain, with the protein MRRLTIDNRIVNGSFETGDFSPFVPFNATITRDYSHLGFFSVLMPGGPINSFIYQIAPVSPGENFELLVSLSSRGPGESPAVSLSVEYYDAAFNFIEYQLIDVIDDGRLPNVDTDGWTEFYSTAGPAPANAAYVFVLINKLPRPVSSDVLVDDVSLLAALGTGVIGPTGPTGPTGATGATGPTGATGATGATGATGATGATGATGPTGATGPTGATGPTGPTGISFTETSGFAANTSGPSITVILGGTPVPLPDAQNLNNITVNGTNTVFTVTLAGRYYIHFNVNLTAALLLGARVTINGAPVDELTRAPALSASSLNGEAIVTLAANDTLTLELFGLAELVTLQDGLGAGLTIIRLDD; encoded by the coding sequence GTGAGACGGTTGACGATCGATAATCGCATCGTTAACGGCAGTTTCGAAACGGGTGACTTCAGTCCTTTCGTGCCGTTCAATGCAACGATTACCCGCGATTACAGCCATTTGGGTTTCTTCAGTGTACTGATGCCCGGCGGTCCGATCAACTCGTTTATCTACCAGATCGCACCGGTTAGTCCTGGAGAGAATTTCGAACTGCTCGTGTCCCTCTCCAGCCGCGGACCCGGAGAGAGCCCTGCTGTCAGTCTAAGCGTGGAATATTATGATGCTGCATTTAATTTTATAGAATATCAGCTCATCGATGTGATCGATGACGGCAGACTTCCGAATGTCGATACGGACGGCTGGACGGAGTTCTACTCAACGGCGGGTCCTGCGCCTGCTAACGCCGCTTATGTCTTCGTATTGATCAATAAGCTTCCACGACCGGTAAGCTCGGACGTGCTGGTTGATGATGTGTCGCTGTTAGCAGCACTAGGAACGGGCGTGATCGGACCGACAGGTCCGACAGGTCCGACTGGCGCGACAGGCGCGACGGGTCCGACAGGTGCGACAGGTGCAACAGGTGCGACAGGTGCAACAGGTGCGACAGGTGCGACAGGTGCTACAGGTCCGACTGGCGCGACAGGTCCGACCGGTGCGACAGGTCCGACGGGTCCGACAGGGATCAGTTTTACCGAAACATCCGGATTTGCAGCTAATACCTCAGGGCCTTCAATTACGGTTATCTTAGGTGGAACACCGGTCCCGCTGCCCGATGCGCAGAACTTGAACAACATCACGGTTAACGGAACAAATACAGTATTTACTGTTACTCTTGCAGGGCGCTACTATATCCACTTCAATGTCAACCTGACAGCAGCGCTGCTCTTGGGGGCAAGGGTTACGATAAATGGTGCGCCCGTCGATGAGTTAACGCGTGCTCCGGCATTATCCGCTTCCTCCCTGAATGGTGAAGCAATCGTAACACTGGCAGCTAATGACACGCTTACTCTCGAATTATTCGGATTGGCTGAGTTAGTTACCCTTCAAGATGGATTAGGAGCAGGGTTAACGATTATACGCTTGGATGACTAA
- a CDS encoding glycosyltransferase family 4 protein, with the protein MRIFHGQVEIAGQMGILCGELKRRGYDAKAYNSFHSYLGYEEHLVNTSEEEIAAQHEQLIEEFDVFHFHYASSLLKDYADLPLIREKGKKIIMHHWGNDVRFHDQARVHNPYVYTGDSPPNEVIHERLSKISQYVHEAIVQDREVAAYVKPYYKKVHILPIAIDLSKFKGLARPKRHDRMLILHAPTNPDFKGTKVIEEAIYALQQQYDFEYRRIEKTKHEEAIKRYAEADLIIDQILCGSYGLLCVEAMALGKPVITFIRDDLVPTFPPELPVMNANPDNLKDKLAELLDNEALREEIGHRGRAYAEAYHAKEVVVDQLERIYRELDVEQ; encoded by the coding sequence GTGAGGATCTTCCACGGTCAGGTCGAGATCGCCGGCCAGATGGGCATCCTGTGCGGGGAACTGAAGCGGCGCGGATACGATGCGAAGGCGTACAACAGCTTTCATTCGTATCTTGGTTACGAGGAGCATCTAGTGAATACCAGTGAGGAAGAAATCGCGGCTCAGCATGAGCAGTTGATCGAGGAATTTGATGTGTTTCATTTTCATTATGCGAGCAGTTTGCTGAAGGACTATGCGGATCTCCCCTTGATCCGTGAGAAGGGCAAGAAGATCATCATGCATCACTGGGGCAACGACGTCCGCTTCCATGATCAAGCGCGAGTGCACAATCCTTATGTCTATACCGGCGATTCTCCGCCCAATGAAGTGATCCATGAACGGCTTAGCAAGATCTCGCAATATGTGCATGAAGCGATCGTCCAGGATCGCGAGGTGGCGGCCTATGTGAAGCCTTACTATAAGAAGGTGCATATCCTGCCGATCGCCATCGATCTGTCGAAGTTCAAGGGATTAGCGAGGCCTAAACGGCACGACCGTATGCTGATCCTGCATGCGCCGACGAATCCGGATTTTAAGGGTACGAAGGTGATCGAGGAAGCGATATATGCCCTGCAGCAACAATATGACTTCGAATACCGGCGCATCGAGAAGACGAAACATGAGGAGGCCATTAAGCGGTATGCGGAGGCAGACCTGATCATCGATCAGATCTTATGCGGCTCCTACGGGCTGCTCTGCGTGGAGGCGATGGCGCTGGGCAAGCCGGTCATCACCTTCATCCGGGATGATCTGGTGCCGACTTTCCCGCCGGAGCTGCCGGTGATGAATGCGAATCCTGATAATCTGAAAGACAAATTAGCCGAGCTGCTGGATAACGAAGCGCTGCGCGAGGAGATTGGACACCGGGGCAGGGCTTATGCGGAAGCGTATCATGCGAAGGAAGTGGTCGTGGACCAATTGGAGCGAATCTACCGCGAATTGGATGTGGAGCAATAA
- a CDS encoding NAD-dependent epimerase/dehydratase family protein, with product MEHRFGRVLVTGGAGFVGSQLVRRLLPIADHITVIDDLSTGSRAALPKSDHLHVIEGSYVDGPLLEKVLPKVDTIFHLACRNIVMSTRDMDDDYHVNLYGGYLLLQKAQQCCSHLQRFIYTSTASIYGDAPILPTPESYYHTALPYSASKLSMEHYCQVYNEMYELPVSILRLSNVYGPGQVASNPYCGVVAKFFEAMDHGEPLPIYGDGNQTRDFTFIEDALYAILLAAVHPDAVGKVFNVGTGTETSVNQLAAMIGELSGRSDYPIVYEAKRPVDVVYRRCLDASYLQQTLGWKAAVDLRTGLRRTYDWLRGGGDSA from the coding sequence ATGGAGCATAGATTCGGACGGGTGCTGGTTACAGGCGGCGCGGGATTCGTCGGTTCGCAGCTCGTCCGCCGTCTGCTGCCCATCGCGGATCACATTACGGTGATCGATGATCTGTCAACGGGAAGCAGAGCAGCGCTGCCTAAGTCGGATCATCTGCATGTTATTGAAGGATCTTATGTGGACGGTCCGCTGCTTGAGAAGGTGCTGCCGAAGGTCGATACGATCTTTCATCTCGCTTGCCGTAATATCGTGATGTCAACACGGGATATGGATGATGATTACCATGTCAACCTCTACGGCGGTTACCTGCTCTTACAGAAAGCCCAGCAATGTTGCAGCCATCTGCAAAGGTTCATCTATACTTCGACAGCTTCGATCTATGGGGACGCTCCGATCCTGCCGACACCTGAGTCATACTATCATACAGCGCTGCCCTATTCGGCGAGCAAACTGTCCATGGAACATTACTGCCAAGTGTATAACGAGATGTATGAATTGCCGGTGAGCATCCTGCGGCTGTCAAATGTATATGGTCCGGGACAGGTTGCTTCTAATCCATATTGCGGCGTAGTGGCTAAATTCTTCGAAGCGATGGACCATGGGGAGCCGCTGCCGATCTATGGGGATGGGAATCAGACGCGGGATTTTACCTTTATAGAAGATGCTTTGTATGCCATCCTGCTGGCGGCGGTGCATCCGGATGCTGTCGGCAAGGTGTTCAATGTAGGCACAGGGACCGAAACTTCTGTTAATCAACTGGCGGCGATGATCGGCGAGCTGTCCGGCCGCAGTGATTATCCGATTGTGTATGAAGCCAAAAGACCGGTGGATGTCGTCTACCGCCGCTGTCTGGATGCTTCCTACCTGCAGCAGACCCTGGGATGGAAGGCCGCTGTTGATCTGCGAACGGGGCTGAGGCGAACCTATGATTGGCTGCGTGGAGGAGGTGATTCGGCGTGA
- a CDS encoding Gfo/Idh/MocA family protein, whose product MIRFGLIGCGRIADRHIASLAACRGAELAALCDIREERMREAEQAYRMRGGVSKGISQHLDVDHLLQDDRIDAIVICTHSALHAELALRALQAGKHVILEKPMTLSLADAKHIIQLAEEKALKVQICHQLRYRPLMRRVKDLIEQGALGRVYMGTATIRLQRSKRYYEEAHWRGTWEQDGGMLLNQGIHLIDLLQWFLGDAVHVYGKMARTSMPKETEDIAAGIIQFAGGGIGIIEANTISKPGNFDNAVTLFAERGTISIGGIKMNEIRRWYIEDGAQPPDEDELKIDEHQLMYESYVRALEGDADQMLIDAGDGSKALEMIFALYESVRQGREISLPLRNFATTMMTEWEG is encoded by the coding sequence TTGATTCGCTTCGGCTTGATCGGCTGCGGCCGCATCGCTGACCGGCATATCGCTTCCCTGGCGGCATGCCGCGGAGCGGAGCTCGCGGCCCTGTGCGATATCCGCGAAGAGCGGATGCGCGAGGCTGAGCAGGCCTATCGCATGCGCGGAGGGGTCAGCAAAGGGATCTCGCAGCACCTTGATGTCGATCATCTGCTGCAGGATGATCGGATCGATGCCATAGTGATCTGCACCCACTCCGCTTTGCATGCAGAATTGGCCCTGCGTGCCTTGCAAGCAGGCAAACATGTGATCCTCGAGAAGCCGATGACGCTCAGCTTGGCGGATGCGAAGCACATCATTCAACTTGCGGAGGAGAAGGCGTTAAAGGTACAGATCTGCCACCAGCTGCGCTATCGGCCGCTGATGCGCCGGGTCAAAGACCTGATCGAGCAAGGGGCGCTTGGCCGGGTATACATGGGAACGGCGACGATCCGTTTGCAGCGTTCCAAGCGCTATTATGAAGAAGCGCATTGGCGCGGAACTTGGGAACAGGACGGCGGCATGCTGCTGAATCAAGGCATCCATCTGATCGATCTGCTCCAATGGTTCCTTGGTGATGCGGTTCATGTCTACGGCAAGATGGCGCGGACATCGATGCCCAAAGAGACGGAGGACATCGCCGCCGGCATCATCCAGTTCGCTGGCGGGGGGATCGGGATCATCGAGGCCAATACGATCTCGAAGCCCGGCAACTTCGACAATGCCGTCACCTTGTTCGCCGAACGGGGAACAATCAGCATCGGCGGCATTAAGATGAATGAGATCAGACGCTGGTACATCGAAGACGGCGCCCAGCCGCCGGATGAAGATGAACTTAAGATAGATGAACATCAGTTGATGTATGAGTCCTATGTGCGGGCGCTGGAAGGAGATGCGGATCAGATGCTCATCGATGCAGGGGATGGCAGCAAGGCGCTGGAGATGATCTTCGCCCTGTATGAATCCGTCCGGCAGGGGCGGGAGATTTCACTGCCGCTTAGGAATTTTGCGACGACGATGATGACGGAATGGGAGGGTTAA
- a CDS encoding DegT/DnrJ/EryC1/StrS family aminotransferase, protein MIELVHLQRQFQSIKDEIIPQIEAVIDSGHYILGPNVRLLEAEAAIYLGVKHAVGVANGTDALVLTLDACGIGPGDEVITTPFTFFASAEAISRVGAVPVFVDIDEQTYNLDVERLEEAITERTKAIIPVHLFGQPADMKEIMDIAKRHGLLVIEDACQAFGAEYHGMRAGSIGHAACFSFFPTKNLGTVGDGGLITTNDDQLAERIRQLRHHGSKKKYYHERIGYNSRLDELHAAILRVCLRKLDGWNAERRRLAARYNERLSGHSHLHLPQEAKGRKHIYHLYCLESAKRDEMLRVLQQAGVQSAVYYPLPLHLQEAYRHLGSQWGDYPVAEQKSQRLFAVPLSPFLKEEEQDVVIRVLREAEGGPEH, encoded by the coding sequence ATGATTGAATTGGTACATCTGCAGAGGCAATTTCAGTCGATCAAGGATGAGATCATCCCGCAGATCGAAGCGGTGATTGACTCCGGTCATTATATCTTAGGTCCTAATGTGCGTTTATTGGAAGCTGAAGCGGCCATCTATCTCGGTGTCAAACATGCCGTCGGCGTGGCGAATGGAACGGATGCCTTGGTGCTTACACTTGATGCCTGCGGGATCGGGCCGGGGGATGAGGTGATCACGACGCCCTTTACATTCTTCGCCAGTGCTGAAGCGATCTCGCGGGTAGGGGCGGTGCCCGTCTTCGTTGATATCGATGAGCAGACGTACAACCTCGATGTCGAACGGCTCGAGGAGGCGATCACGGAGCGCACCAAGGCGATCATCCCCGTCCATCTGTTCGGTCAGCCCGCAGATATGAAAGAAATCATGGATATAGCAAAGCGGCACGGCCTATTGGTCATCGAGGATGCCTGTCAGGCCTTCGGGGCGGAGTATCACGGGATGCGGGCGGGCAGCATCGGGCATGCCGCATGTTTCTCCTTCTTCCCCACGAAGAACCTAGGAACGGTCGGCGACGGCGGGCTGATCACGACCAACGATGACCAGCTCGCGGAGCGGATCCGGCAGTTAAGGCATCATGGCAGCAAGAAGAAGTACTATCATGAACGGATCGGTTATAACAGCCGTTTGGATGAACTGCATGCGGCGATCCTGCGCGTCTGCCTCCGCAAGCTCGACGGATGGAACGCTGAGCGCCGCCGATTAGCGGCGCGATATAACGAGCGGTTAAGCGGGCATTCGCATCTTCATCTCCCGCAGGAGGCGAAGGGCAGGAAGCATATCTACCATCTCTATTGTCTGGAATCGGCGAAGCGCGATGAGATGCTAAGGGTGCTGCAGCAAGCAGGGGTGCAGAGCGCGGTCTATTATCCGCTGCCGCTGCATCTGCAAGAGGCTTATCGCCATCTGGGATCCCAATGGGGGGACTATCCGGTTGCTGAGCAGAAGTCTCAGCGACTGTTTGCGGTGCCGCTCAGTCCTTTCCTTAAGGAAGAGGAACAGGACGTTGTGATCCGTGTGCTGCGGGAAGCGGAAGGAGGTCCGGAGCATTGA
- a CDS encoding CgeB family protein — translation MEPYKILFITELSNYTQSLGDALKQQGHAVYCLPSWEDGEIAAAAERIKPDLLITVGCREEGPSAMPVRLRELCDRLHMIHLYWATEDKIHYDRISLPVVQRLKPDLILTLHPDCIPMYQRHGFSAIHFNFALNPRLFPPKTDLSREIYDLSFVGTTHLEVRTYRYTSLKHLLFPLVKAGIRTEVWGRNWQKVRQQLQEEFGLVLPPEWDHGFLPFERTAEVYHQSRIMLGVQNAEDQVTQRTFEILGTGAFMIASRTPELMRLFREGEEIVLSSSPEETLELVEYYLRHPEERLRIGMKARAAVMREHTFEHRLTMLWPHVRKRMRMMKRSVI, via the coding sequence ATGGAGCCTTATAAGATTCTGTTCATCACCGAGTTGTCGAACTATACCCAGAGTCTGGGGGATGCTTTGAAGCAGCAAGGGCATGCCGTATATTGCCTCCCGTCTTGGGAAGATGGAGAGATTGCGGCAGCTGCAGAACGGATCAAACCGGATCTGTTAATCACTGTTGGCTGCCGGGAGGAGGGTCCCTCGGCGATGCCCGTCCGGCTGCGGGAACTATGCGACCGGCTTCACATGATCCACTTATATTGGGCAACGGAGGATAAGATTCACTATGACCGCATCTCCCTGCCCGTGGTGCAGAGATTGAAGCCCGATCTGATTTTGACACTGCATCCGGATTGCATTCCCATGTATCAACGGCACGGATTCTCCGCGATTCATTTTAACTTCGCACTTAATCCCCGCTTATTTCCGCCTAAGACCGATCTTTCCCGAGAGATCTATGATCTATCCTTCGTCGGTACCACACATCTCGAAGTAAGGACTTACCGATATACGAGCTTGAAACATCTGCTGTTTCCGCTGGTTAAGGCCGGGATTCGCACGGAAGTGTGGGGACGGAACTGGCAGAAGGTTCGGCAGCAGCTGCAGGAGGAGTTCGGCTTGGTGTTGCCTCCGGAATGGGATCATGGATTCCTGCCCTTCGAACGCACGGCGGAAGTTTATCATCAGAGCAGGATCATGCTGGGCGTGCAAAATGCAGAGGATCAGGTGACGCAGCGCACCTTCGAGATCTTGGGCACAGGAGCGTTTATGATCGCCAGCCGGACGCCGGAACTCATGCGTTTGTTCCGGGAGGGAGAGGAGATCGTCCTCTCGTCTTCTCCTGAGGAGACGCTGGAGCTGGTGGAGTATTACCTGCGTCACCCGGAGGAGCGGCTGAGGATTGGGATGAAGGCAAGAGCGGCGGTTATGCGGGAACATACCTTTGAGCATCGTTTAACCATGCTTTGGCCTCATGTCCGGAAACGGATGCGAATGATGAAAAGGAGCGTTATATGA
- a CDS encoding IclR family transcriptional regulator has translation MEEQKLTVRAVERAMDILLCFTEKRELGLSEISAKVGLHKSTVHRLLASLEGKGFIVRDSHTDKYRLGIRIWELAASLDQTDNPAVLFLPEMERLRDAIGETVSLYIRDGIERIRIQAVQSRQAIRRVAEVGARLPLYVGASSKVLLAFADEDVRDRVLNDPSWPDSVERQAYLAQLEDIRKLGYATSIEERELGAAAVAAPIFNRSGQLAAALSISGPSNRFTLQKMQEIAPKVIESAQVMGKLLR, from the coding sequence GTGGAGGAGCAGAAGCTGACGGTGCGTGCCGTAGAGCGAGCAATGGATATCTTGCTGTGCTTTACTGAGAAGCGGGAGCTGGGTCTTTCGGAGATCTCTGCGAAGGTCGGTCTGCATAAGAGCACCGTTCATCGCCTCCTGGCTTCTCTTGAGGGCAAGGGCTTCATCGTGCGCGACTCACATACAGACAAGTATCGGCTGGGCATTCGGATCTGGGAGCTGGCGGCAAGCCTGGACCAAACGGACAACCCAGCTGTTCTGTTTCTGCCGGAGATGGAGAGACTGCGCGATGCGATCGGAGAGACGGTTTCCTTGTACATCCGCGACGGCATAGAGAGGATACGCATCCAAGCGGTGCAGAGCCGGCAAGCGATCCGCCGGGTCGCAGAAGTCGGCGCCAGGCTGCCCCTGTATGTCGGTGCTTCCAGCAAGGTGCTGCTGGCCTTCGCCGACGAAGATGTTCGCGACAGGGTGCTGAATGATCCCAGCTGGCCGGATTCGGTGGAACGACAAGCCTATCTGGCGCAGCTGGAGGACATTCGCAAGCTCGGTTATGCGACGAGCATCGAAGAACGCGAACTCGGTGCGGCTGCGGTGGCTGCGCCGATCTTCAATCGTTCAGGGCAGCTGGCGGCAGCGCTGTCCATATCCGGTCCTTCGAACCGGTTCACGCTGCAGAAGATGCAGGAGATCGCACCTAAGGTGATCGAATCCGCGCAAGTGATGGGCAAGCTGCTTCGATAG
- the folE gene encoding GTP cyclohydrolase I FolE: MSDSLKVYRNHLVDQNRQEIEEHIRAILRLIGEDVDREGLQDTPARVARMYEEIFAGYSLDPREVLGVTFDEQHEEMVIVKDITFYSQCEHHMAPFFGKIHIGYIPSGKIAGLSKFARLAEAVTRKLQVQERITSEIADILMEVLEPHGVMVVVEAEHMCMCARGVRKPGSMTVTSAVRGIFRTDAASRSEFLSLLK; this comes from the coding sequence ATGTCTGATTCTTTGAAAGTATATCGTAATCATCTGGTTGATCAGAACAGACAGGAGATCGAGGAGCATATCCGGGCAATCTTGCGCTTAATCGGCGAAGATGTCGACCGCGAAGGGCTGCAGGATACACCGGCCCGCGTAGCCCGCATGTATGAGGAGATCTTCGCCGGCTACAGCTTGGATCCGCGGGAGGTGCTGGGCGTCACCTTCGATGAACAGCATGAAGAGATGGTCATCGTGAAGGATATCACCTTCTACAGCCAATGTGAACACCACATGGCGCCCTTCTTCGGGAAGATCCACATCGGCTATATCCCCAGCGGGAAGATCGCCGGCCTCAGTAAGTTCGCCCGTCTGGCCGAAGCTGTGACGCGCAAACTGCAGGTGCAGGAACGCATCACTTCCGAGATCGCGGATATCTTGATGGAAGTGTTAGAACCGCACGGCGTGATGGTCGTCGTCGAAGCGGAGCATATGTGCATGTGTGCCCGCGGCGTCCGCAAGCCGGGCAGTATGACGGTCACTTCAGCCGTACGCGGCATCTTCCGCACCGATGCGGCATCCCGCTCGGAATTCCTGTCTCTGTTGAAGTAG